Proteins from a genomic interval of Aureimonas sp. AU20:
- a CDS encoding thiamine diphosphokinase encodes MSRFAILLAGPIDPTPALRQAVAGRRVIAADGGIAHAVALGLCPELWIGDFDSAPSEPPAALRDCAMAREAFPRDKDRTDGELAIEAAKLLGGRDLLLVGALGGRSDHAFSHLVIALREVEADPSLTLALFDGIEHALPLRPGWTDIEAEPGAQFSLLKFTDLTGLTVEGARFPLARVEIPFPSILTQSNEATGPIRLGLETGRAILLLQADPARR; translated from the coding sequence ATGAGCCGTTTTGCCATCCTTCTGGCCGGGCCGATCGACCCGACGCCCGCGCTGCGCCAAGCCGTCGCCGGCCGTCGCGTGATCGCGGCGGATGGCGGCATCGCGCATGCCGTGGCGCTGGGCCTTTGCCCCGAACTCTGGATCGGCGATTTCGACTCCGCCCCGTCCGAGCCGCCGGCTGCGCTGCGCGACTGCGCGATGGCGCGCGAGGCCTTTCCGCGCGACAAGGATCGCACCGACGGCGAACTCGCGATCGAAGCCGCGAAGCTTCTCGGCGGACGCGACCTTCTCCTTGTCGGCGCGCTCGGCGGGCGCAGCGACCACGCCTTTTCCCATCTGGTCATCGCATTGCGGGAAGTGGAGGCGGACCCCTCGCTGACTCTCGCGCTGTTCGACGGGATCGAGCACGCCCTGCCGCTGCGCCCCGGCTGGACGGACATCGAGGCCGAGCCGGGCGCGCAGTTCTCGCTGCTTAAGTTCACCGATCTCACTGGCCTGACGGTCGAGGGCGCGCGCTTTCCGCTCGCCCGCGTGGAGATTCCCTTCCCCTCGATCCTGACCCAGTCCAACGAAGCGACCGGCCCGATCCGCCTCGGCCTGGAAACCGGCCGCGCGATCCTTCTTCTCCAAGCCGACCCGGCGCGCCGCTGA
- a CDS encoding type I secretion system permease/ATPase codes for MAADTARSQRDALVAGSRRAMLRGIVYVGLLSAVLNLLQLLVPLYMMQVHDRVLSSRSMDTLTLLTLLTVGGLLLLGLLEFLRGAALLTLGAQFLRRLNLPLVEAALHASLREGSAKASQALRDLTEIRGFFANGAAGAPLEAAWSPIFMLALASFHPLYGLIALLSSLLILAFSLLGDLVSKSFIKESNAAQVEVYASVGASLRHAEAIDSMGMIGPLGRRWQAMQVRADGYFAIGMRRNKMISAASKTVRYGMQIAALALGAILVIGGNVSPGTMMAASILMARTLQPFDSMVENWRQWRGARAAWGRVREALATEGAERDTTPLPKPEGGLVVEKLVYAVPGSTSPILKSLDFSVLPGEVLGVVGPSAAGKSTLARLLAGVAKPNSGGAYLGGHNVYTAERQSFGRWIGYLPQSVGLLDGTIRDNIARLRTEEDDPADTVRAARLAGVHDMIGRMPLGYDTRIGDARLNLSGGQMQRIGIARAVYGEPALVVLDEPNAHLDVEGEQAVVRAIARLKAAGAVVVVIAHRAAVLQAADKLLMLGRDGAWQFGPAEAVTAAVGGPAERVALNNAGDAA; via the coding sequence ATGGCGGCTGACACCGCACGATCTCAGAGAGACGCCCTCGTCGCCGGCAGCCGCCGCGCGATGCTGCGCGGCATTGTCTATGTCGGCCTGCTCAGCGCGGTCCTGAACCTGCTGCAGCTTCTCGTGCCGCTCTACATGATGCAGGTGCATGACCGCGTCCTGTCCAGCCGCAGCATGGACACGCTGACGCTGCTGACGCTCTTGACCGTGGGCGGCCTTCTCCTTCTCGGGCTCCTCGAGTTCCTGCGCGGTGCGGCGCTGCTGACGCTCGGCGCCCAGTTCCTGCGCCGGCTGAACCTGCCCCTGGTCGAGGCGGCGCTGCATGCCTCGCTGCGTGAAGGCTCGGCCAAGGCCTCGCAGGCGCTGCGCGATCTCACCGAAATCCGCGGCTTCTTTGCCAATGGCGCGGCCGGTGCGCCGCTGGAGGCGGCATGGTCGCCGATCTTCATGCTGGCACTGGCGAGCTTCCACCCGCTCTACGGGCTGATCGCGCTCCTCTCCTCGCTCCTGATCCTCGCCTTCAGCCTGCTCGGCGATCTCGTCTCGAAATCCTTCATCAAGGAGTCCAACGCCGCCCAGGTGGAGGTCTATGCCTCCGTCGGCGCCAGTCTGCGCCATGCCGAGGCGATCGACTCCATGGGTATGATCGGGCCGCTAGGCCGGCGCTGGCAGGCCATGCAGGTGCGGGCCGACGGTTATTTCGCCATCGGCATGCGGCGCAACAAGATGATTTCCGCCGCCTCCAAGACCGTGCGCTACGGCATGCAGATCGCGGCGCTCGCGCTCGGCGCCATTCTGGTAATCGGCGGCAACGTGTCGCCGGGCACGATGATGGCGGCCAGTATTCTTATGGCGCGCACGCTGCAGCCCTTCGATTCCATGGTGGAGAACTGGCGCCAGTGGCGCGGGGCGCGCGCCGCCTGGGGCCGGGTGAGGGAGGCGCTGGCGACCGAGGGCGCCGAGCGCGACACGACGCCTCTGCCGAAGCCAGAGGGCGGGCTGGTGGTGGAAAAGCTGGTCTATGCCGTGCCCGGCTCCACCAGTCCGATCCTGAAATCGCTGGATTTTTCGGTCCTGCCGGGCGAGGTGCTGGGCGTCGTCGGTCCGTCCGCTGCCGGCAAGAGCACGCTGGCGCGGCTGCTGGCCGGGGTGGCCAAGCCCAATTCCGGTGGCGCCTATCTCGGCGGACACAATGTCTACACCGCCGAGCGCCAGTCCTTCGGGCGCTGGATCGGCTATCTCCCGCAATCGGTCGGCCTGCTCGACGGCACGATCCGCGACAATATCGCAAGGCTGCGCACGGAGGAGGACGATCCGGCCGACACGGTGCGCGCGGCGCGCCTCGCCGGTGTCCACGACATGATCGGCCGCATGCCGCTCGGCTATGACACGCGCATCGGCGACGCCCGGCTGAACCTTTCGGGCGGCCAGATGCAGCGCATCGGCATCGCCCGCGCGGTCTACGGCGAGCCGGCGCTGGTGGTGCTGGACGAGCCCAACGCCCATCTCGACGTCGAGGGCGAACAGGCCGTGGTGCGCGCCATCGCGCGGCTGAAGGCGGCCGGCGCCGTGGTGGTGGTGATCGCCCATCGCGCCGCCGTGCTCCAGGCGGCCGACAAGCTTCTCATGCTGGGCCGCGACGGCGCCTGGCAGTTCGGCCCGGCCGAAGCGGTGACTGCTGCCGTCGGCGGCCCGGCCGAGCGCGTCGCCTTGAACAATGCGGGAGACGCGGCATGA
- the thiB gene encoding thiamine ABC transporter substrate binding subunit, producing MLRPALAVGLLASLAGLSPALAQDSGKPVLTVYTYESFVPDWGPGPKVEAAFEAECGCDLRFVGLEDGVAILNRLKLEGESTQADVALGLTAELVPEFKKTGLFAPSGVDLSPLAIPGGFSDDVFVPFDYSYLAFVYDTEVVKTPPASLDELVNGDPEQKIAIQDPRTSTPGLGFLLWMKAVYGDGAEEKWRTLSRRILTVTPGWSEAYGLFTKGEVPMVLSYTTSPAYHQIEEGTERYKAAAFSEGHYLQVELAGRLRTSKQPELAQRFLAFTLTPAFQKLIPTGNWALPATKPAEPLPPAFETLVQPAKPLAIDAETVATHREAWTAEWLRALGR from the coding sequence ATGCTTCGCCCTGCCCTCGCCGTCGGACTTCTGGCCTCCCTCGCGGGTCTTTCCCCCGCCCTGGCGCAGGACAGCGGCAAGCCCGTCCTCACCGTCTATACCTATGAGAGCTTCGTGCCGGACTGGGGTCCCGGCCCCAAGGTCGAGGCGGCCTTCGAGGCCGAATGCGGCTGCGACCTGCGCTTCGTCGGGTTGGAGGATGGCGTCGCCATTCTCAACCGGCTGAAGCTGGAGGGCGAGAGCACGCAGGCCGATGTCGCGCTCGGCCTCACCGCGGAGCTGGTGCCGGAGTTCAAGAAGACCGGGCTATTCGCGCCGTCCGGCGTCGATCTGTCACCGCTCGCCATTCCCGGCGGCTTCTCGGACGATGTCTTCGTGCCCTTCGACTATTCCTATCTCGCCTTCGTCTACGACACGGAGGTGGTGAAGACCCCGCCCGCCAGCCTGGACGAGCTGGTGAACGGCGATCCCGAGCAGAAGATCGCGATCCAAGATCCGCGCACCTCGACGCCGGGCCTCGGCTTTCTCCTTTGGATGAAGGCGGTCTATGGCGATGGCGCCGAGGAAAAGTGGCGCACGCTTTCGCGGCGCATCCTGACCGTGACGCCCGGCTGGAGCGAGGCCTATGGCCTCTTCACCAAGGGCGAGGTGCCGATGGTCCTCTCCTACACCACCTCCCCCGCCTATCATCAGATCGAGGAAGGCACCGAGCGCTACAAGGCGGCGGCCTTCTCGGAGGGGCACTATCTCCAGGTGGAGCTTGCGGGCCGGCTGCGCACGTCGAAACAGCCCGAGCTCGCGCAGCGCTTCCTCGCCTTCACCCTGACGCCTGCTTTCCAGAAGCTGATCCCGACCGGCAATTGGGCCCTACCCGCCACCAAACCCGCCGAGCCGCTGCCGCCGGCCTTCGAAACGCTGGTGCAGCCGGCCAAGCCGCTGGCGATCGATGCCGAGACGGTGGCCACCCATCGCGAAGCCTGGACGGCCGAATGGCTTCGCGCGCTGGGGCGTTGA
- a CDS encoding calcium-binding protein, which produces MATVEGGQFDDTLLGTRFSDFIFAKAGNDFVSAGDGDDFVFGDKGDDILFGGNGSDHLFGGQGSDYLAGEAGDDLLDGGVGDDFLFGGDGADTLLGGAGNDYLDGGAGGDILTGGLGNDILAGGAGNDILSGGAGQDVFVFESGGGNDVVIDFQPGDDLLQIEADINGSGIQSAEDVVANAVQVGKSTLINLGNGDTVLLKNVSLEDIQDNPSSYFTVH; this is translated from the coding sequence ATGGCAACTGTAGAAGGTGGGCAGTTCGACGATACGTTGTTGGGCACTCGCTTCAGCGACTTCATCTTCGCCAAGGCGGGGAACGATTTCGTCTCTGCGGGCGATGGTGACGATTTCGTCTTCGGCGACAAGGGTGACGACATCCTGTTCGGCGGCAATGGCAGCGATCATCTCTTCGGAGGTCAGGGCTCCGACTACCTGGCGGGCGAAGCCGGCGACGATCTTCTGGACGGCGGGGTCGGTGACGACTTCCTGTTCGGCGGAGACGGGGCCGACACGCTGCTCGGCGGCGCCGGCAACGACTATCTGGACGGCGGCGCGGGTGGCGACATCCTGACCGGCGGCCTTGGAAACGACATCCTGGCCGGCGGCGCGGGCAACGACATTCTCTCCGGCGGCGCCGGGCAGGACGTCTTCGTGTTCGAGAGCGGCGGCGGCAACGACGTGGTGATCGACTTCCAGCCGGGCGACGATCTCCTGCAGATCGAGGCCGACATCAACGGCAGCGGCATCCAGTCCGCCGAGGACGTGGTGGCCAACGCCGTGCAGGTCGGCAAGAGCACGCTGATCAATCTCGGCAACGGCGACACGGTTCTCCTGAAGAATGTCAGCCTCGAGGACATTCAGGACAATCCGTCCAGCTACTTCACGGTCCACTGA
- a CDS encoding acyltransferase family protein produces the protein MHDGTTDRPAFSVELHGARGLFSLLVFVFHVENSGLPQLFGWEFMATLLDPLKFGVELFFALSGYVIIGTLARARTPLAFLFDRATRIYPVLWIGVLTVVLLSLVSGREAPASFAGWPLLLHTLANLAALPNLLPFPLFLAPAWTLSYELCFYLFGCIYLVCRRRLSLNIFPILLVLSLPIIDTHPRALFFLSGILVATGYSRYLRLPILAERPVLSLLVFLWSWNSVHLLNLPEFRTMTQWFDGSAWLYAVIAFASAALFLDGLVRSKGRLSAFLRSPAMLYFGTISYSFYLWHPVVMAIVKSTLASLGLFTVAGNLSQFLFFLAALPPSILVGHLSQRWIERDLTRLIRTKLRPRPLTPVLPIEIAPAP, from the coding sequence ATGCATGACGGGACGACGGATCGGCCGGCCTTCAGTGTGGAACTGCACGGGGCGAGAGGGCTGTTTTCGCTTCTCGTCTTCGTCTTCCATGTCGAGAATTCCGGCCTGCCCCAGCTGTTCGGTTGGGAGTTTATGGCCACGCTTCTCGATCCGCTGAAGTTCGGCGTCGAGCTGTTCTTCGCGCTCAGCGGCTATGTCATCATCGGAACTTTGGCCCGCGCCCGCACGCCCCTCGCCTTCCTTTTCGACCGGGCGACACGCATCTATCCCGTCCTGTGGATCGGCGTTCTGACCGTGGTTCTTCTGTCGCTCGTCAGCGGGCGGGAAGCGCCGGCGAGCTTCGCGGGCTGGCCCCTTCTACTGCACACGCTGGCCAATCTGGCGGCTCTGCCCAACCTACTGCCGTTTCCGCTCTTTCTCGCGCCGGCTTGGACGCTCAGCTACGAGCTCTGCTTCTATCTGTTCGGCTGTATCTATCTCGTCTGTCGGCGCCGGCTGTCGCTCAACATTTTCCCGATCCTGCTCGTCCTCAGCCTGCCGATCATCGACACGCATCCGCGCGCGCTCTTCTTCCTGAGCGGCATTCTGGTGGCGACGGGATACAGCCGTTACCTGCGCCTTCCCATTCTCGCGGAACGGCCCGTTCTGTCACTTCTCGTCTTTCTCTGGAGCTGGAACTCGGTCCACCTGCTCAATCTGCCCGAGTTTCGAACGATGACGCAGTGGTTCGACGGATCGGCTTGGCTCTACGCCGTCATCGCCTTCGCCTCGGCGGCCCTGTTTCTGGACGGGCTCGTGCGGTCCAAGGGCCGCCTCTCGGCCTTTCTTCGCTCGCCGGCCATGCTCTACTTCGGCACGATCAGCTACAGCTTCTACCTCTGGCACCCCGTGGTGATGGCGATCGTCAAGAGCACGCTCGCCTCACTCGGCCTGTTCACCGTGGCGGGGAACCTCTCGCAGTTCCTCTTCTTCCTCGCGGCGCTGCCCCCGTCCATTCTGGTCGGCCATCTCAGCCAGCGGTGGATCGAACGCGACCTCACCCGCCTCATCCGCACCAAGCTCCGCCCCCGCCCCCTCACCCCCGTCCTTCCAATCGAGATCGCGCCGGCTCCGTAA
- a CDS encoding HlyD family type I secretion periplasmic adaptor subunit — MSRALVPAAPGRRAAAAPPPLPSLWPNMLAAGLAIALGFGGLALWGFTARLDSASVGPGTVVVDTRRKSVTHLEGGLLREMRVRDGEEVSAGQVLFVMEDKRARVELGQLEARRLGQLARLARLGAEQSGASGVRFPPELTAGGDGTAEAILSNEVRLFESRRDMQRRVVESLEAQIATQAAEGAASSAQRRAAEAGEVLVREQMAAISKLATQGFATRAQIAELEARLSVLAGNRGEHAAGEARARQAMAGLQAEIARAEMARQSDIADQIQSARIELNASLDQQRAAADTLSRVEVRAPEAGIVADIRIRAPGTVIGAGMPVLDIVPVNDARVIEARINPRDIDAVHPGSPVRVRLPSYNTREVPYLEGTLTYVAPDQTVDEKTSLAFYLVRAEVAPASLEAHPTVKLYPGMPADLLVLNRPRLAIDYLLSPLTDSVNTAFREE, encoded by the coding sequence ATGAGCCGCGCCCTCGTTCCCGCTGCGCCCGGCCGCCGCGCCGCCGCCGCGCCGCCGCCCTTGCCCAGCCTCTGGCCCAACATGCTGGCCGCCGGGCTGGCGATCGCGCTGGGCTTCGGAGGGCTGGCCCTCTGGGGATTCACCGCGCGGCTCGACAGCGCCTCGGTCGGCCCCGGAACCGTGGTGGTGGACACGAGGCGCAAGTCCGTGACCCATCTGGAGGGGGGCCTCCTGCGCGAGATGCGGGTGCGCGACGGCGAGGAGGTCTCGGCCGGCCAGGTGCTTTTCGTGATGGAGGACAAGCGCGCCCGCGTCGAGCTCGGCCAGCTGGAAGCGCGGCGCCTCGGCCAGCTCGCTCGGCTGGCGCGGCTCGGCGCCGAGCAGTCGGGCGCGTCCGGCGTGCGCTTTCCGCCCGAGCTGACGGCGGGGGGCGACGGAACCGCCGAGGCGATCCTGTCCAACGAGGTGCGCCTGTTCGAAAGCCGGCGCGACATGCAGCGCCGCGTGGTGGAATCCCTGGAAGCGCAGATCGCGACGCAGGCCGCCGAGGGCGCCGCCTCGAGCGCGCAGCGCCGCGCTGCGGAGGCGGGCGAAGTGCTGGTGCGCGAGCAGATGGCGGCGATCTCGAAGCTGGCGACGCAGGGCTTCGCCACGCGCGCCCAGATCGCCGAGCTCGAAGCGCGCCTGTCGGTGCTGGCCGGCAATCGCGGCGAGCACGCGGCGGGCGAAGCGCGGGCGCGCCAGGCCATGGCCGGTCTCCAGGCCGAGATCGCCCGCGCCGAGATGGCGCGCCAGAGCGACATCGCCGACCAGATCCAGTCCGCGCGCATCGAGCTGAACGCCTCGCTCGACCAGCAGCGCGCGGCGGCCGACACGTTGAGCCGGGTCGAGGTGCGCGCGCCCGAGGCGGGGATCGTGGCCGACATCCGCATCCGCGCGCCGGGCACGGTGATCGGCGCGGGCATGCCCGTTCTCGACATCGTTCCGGTCAACGACGCGCGGGTGATCGAGGCGCGCATCAACCCGCGCGACATCGACGCGGTGCATCCCGGCTCGCCCGTGCGCGTGCGCCTTCCTTCCTACAACACGCGTGAGGTGCCCTATCTCGAAGGCACGCTGACCTATGTGGCGCCCGACCAGACGGTGGACGAGAAGACCTCGCTCGCCTTCTATCTCGTGCGCGCCGAGGTCGCACCCGCCTCGCTGGAGGCACATCCCACGGTCAAGCTCTATCCCGGCATGCCGGCGGACCTGCTCGTTCTCAACCGGCCGCGCCTCGCGATCGACTATCTCCTGTCGCCGCTCACCGACAGCGTCAACACGGCCTTCCGGGAGGAATAG
- a CDS encoding ABC transporter permease subunit: MFLSAADRRFRRGAALGALALVLAFLFAPFLILGTGTEGLSPALASLTDSYILGVIRFTLTQAILSTLLSLLFGVPFALALHRNRLPGHALLLKLLLLPQALPVLVGALGLVTVFGRNGVVADLMVWAGLPRPSIYGLPGILIAHVFFNMPLVTRMALGGLQAVPAESWKLAGQLALSPLATFRLVEALALRAVLPGAAALVFMLCFTSFTLVLVLGGGPAGTTLQVAIYQALRYDFAPGRALALALAQVALVALFLLPTILARAGGALGGFGLGAPERRFDPPAPLKRAADWLVLTLGLLFLLAPFAAIVWSGLQADLGRLVADPQFQRAALTSLAIAGSATVLGLALSLALVLSSGLSGRLGLVLRLVPALGLVVPSIVIGAGWFLALRLLGDVTRFAPFVAVLSNAMVILPYATRILAPEAEAAAVRTGRLASSLGLRGWARLRHVELAALRRPLALAASLGLATALGDLGSVALFGSQDFVTLPTLLLQRMGSYRSTDAEGLALLLGALCLGLIFLAERGFQERGAA; encoded by the coding sequence TTGTTTCTATCTGCTGCCGACCGGCGCTTTCGGCGCGGGGCGGCGCTGGGTGCGCTTGCGCTCGTTCTGGCCTTCCTGTTCGCGCCCTTCCTGATCCTGGGCACCGGGACGGAGGGGCTGTCGCCGGCGCTGGCGAGCCTCACCGATTCCTATATCCTAGGCGTCATCCGCTTCACGCTGACCCAGGCGATCCTCTCGACGCTGCTGTCGCTCCTGTTCGGCGTTCCCTTCGCCCTGGCGCTGCATCGCAACCGCCTGCCCGGCCACGCGCTTCTCCTGAAGCTTCTGCTCCTGCCGCAGGCGCTGCCCGTGCTGGTCGGCGCGCTGGGGCTCGTCACGGTGTTCGGGCGAAACGGCGTGGTGGCGGATCTCATGGTCTGGGCCGGGCTTCCCCGCCCCTCGATCTACGGCCTGCCCGGAATCCTAATCGCCCATGTCTTCTTCAACATGCCGCTGGTGACGCGCATGGCGCTGGGCGGGTTGCAGGCGGTGCCGGCGGAAAGCTGGAAGCTCGCGGGCCAATTGGCGCTGTCGCCGCTCGCGACATTTCGCCTCGTGGAGGCGTTGGCGCTCCGCGCCGTGCTGCCGGGCGCGGCCGCCCTCGTCTTCATGCTCTGCTTCACGAGCTTCACCCTGGTTCTGGTGCTCGGCGGCGGGCCGGCGGGGACGACGCTGCAGGTCGCGATCTATCAGGCGCTGCGCTATGATTTCGCGCCCGGCCGCGCGCTGGCGCTGGCCTTGGCGCAGGTCGCCCTCGTCGCGCTGTTCCTGCTGCCGACGATCTTGGCGCGCGCGGGCGGGGCTCTTGGCGGCTTTGGACTCGGCGCGCCGGAGCGCCGCTTCGACCCGCCCGCCCCGCTGAAACGCGCCGCCGATTGGCTGGTGCTGACCCTTGGGCTCCTGTTTCTCCTAGCGCCCTTCGCCGCGATCGTCTGGAGCGGATTGCAGGCCGATCTCGGCAGGCTCGTCGCCGATCCGCAGTTCCAGCGTGCTGCGCTGACCAGCCTCGCCATCGCCGGCAGCGCGACGGTGCTGGGTCTCGCCTTGTCGCTGGCGCTCGTCCTGTCCTCCGGCCTGTCCGGCAGGCTTGGGCTGGTCCTGCGCCTCGTGCCGGCGCTCGGGCTCGTGGTGCCCTCCATCGTCATCGGGGCCGGTTGGTTTCTGGCGCTCCGACTTCTTGGGGATGTCACGCGCTTCGCGCCCTTCGTTGCGGTGCTCTCCAACGCCATGGTGATCCTGCCCTATGCCACGCGCATTCTGGCGCCGGAGGCCGAGGCGGCGGCCGTTCGGACCGGGCGTCTGGCGTCCAGCCTCGGCCTTCGCGGCTGGGCGCGGCTGCGCCATGTGGAACTCGCCGCGCTGCGCCGGCCGCTGGCGCTCGCGGCGTCTTTGGGTCTTGCGACGGCGCTGGGCGATCTTGGCTCGGTCGCGCTGTTCGGGAGCCAGGATTTCGTGACGCTGCCGACCCTGCTTCTTCAGCGCATGGGGTCCTACCGCTCCACCGACGCGGAAGGTCTGGCGCTGCTCCTGGGCGCGCTCTGCCTCGGTCTCATCTTCCTCGCTGAACGCGGATTTCAGGAAAGGGGGGCCGCATGA
- a CDS encoding family 16 glycosylhydrolase: MKDLTGYTLTFSDEFNTRSISQNGAGTVWADIRPEWRFDAQSDIGFGRSSFVDPGSGYDPFKVENGILTITAVPDRTPYGMSGSWESGLIHTRGSFQQTYGYFEMRADLSETKGAWDAFWLLPTKQINEGKNGGWQELDIVEHYGNNPNGVYRWLHTTDPHADPNADLQVYSDHANQSQGFHTYGMDWNKDTISFYYDGQLIGTKATPSDMHGPMYILANLAMEAGADPSGPAPEMKIDYIRAYAEKPATAPVPVETPINVITGTAARDVLTGTDGRDRLVGLDGPDVLRGGKGADELIGGDGNDTASYATAGSGVTASLIDPTKNTGDAAGDTYSSIERLDGSRFADVLEGDGGDNVINGGAGADRMIGGGGNDTFHVDNPGDVVIEGAKGGWDAVIAYVDYTLTPGQEIEGLHAAGGTVNLTLTGNEFNNYLYGNETANELHGGAGKDVLSGGAGDDRLFGEDGSDKLTGGAGRDTFVFSTALKPGEFDTITDFNPADDTIALAISVFDKAGPAGTLAPSAFYAAPGGVAHAAADRIVYDTKSGDLFYDADGSGSGAAVRFAHLEPGLALTSSDFTLFG, encoded by the coding sequence ATGAAAGATCTGACGGGCTACACGCTGACCTTCAGCGACGAGTTCAACACGCGCAGCATCTCGCAGAACGGTGCGGGAACCGTCTGGGCGGACATCCGCCCCGAATGGCGCTTCGACGCGCAGTCCGACATCGGCTTCGGCCGCTCGTCCTTCGTCGATCCCGGCTCGGGCTACGATCCGTTCAAGGTCGAGAACGGCATTCTCACCATCACCGCCGTGCCCGATCGCACGCCCTACGGCATGTCCGGCAGCTGGGAGTCCGGCCTCATCCACACGCGCGGCTCGTTTCAACAGACCTACGGCTATTTCGAGATGCGCGCCGACCTCTCGGAGACCAAGGGAGCCTGGGATGCCTTCTGGCTGCTGCCGACCAAGCAGATCAACGAGGGCAAGAACGGCGGCTGGCAGGAGCTCGACATCGTCGAGCACTACGGCAACAACCCGAACGGCGTGTATCGCTGGCTGCACACGACCGACCCCCATGCCGACCCGAACGCCGATCTTCAGGTCTATAGCGACCACGCCAACCAGTCCCAAGGCTTCCACACCTACGGGATGGACTGGAACAAGGACACGATCAGCTTCTACTACGACGGCCAGCTGATCGGCACCAAGGCGACGCCGAGCGACATGCACGGGCCGATGTACATCCTTGCCAATCTGGCGATGGAAGCGGGCGCCGATCCGTCCGGCCCCGCGCCCGAGATGAAGATCGACTACATCCGCGCCTATGCGGAAAAGCCGGCCACGGCCCCGGTGCCCGTGGAGACGCCGATCAACGTCATCACCGGTACGGCGGCGCGCGACGTTCTGACCGGAACCGATGGGCGGGACCGGCTGGTCGGCCTGGACGGACCGGACGTGCTGCGCGGCGGCAAGGGCGCCGACGAGCTGATCGGCGGCGACGGCAACGACACCGCCTCCTACGCCACGGCCGGATCGGGCGTGACGGCGAGCCTCATCGACCCCACGAAGAACACGGGCGACGCGGCCGGGGACACCTATTCCTCCATCGAGCGCCTGGACGGCAGCCGGTTCGCAGACGTGCTGGAGGGCGATGGCGGCGACAACGTCATCAATGGCGGCGCGGGCGCCGACCGGATGATCGGCGGCGGCGGCAACGACACGTTCCATGTCGACAATCCCGGCGATGTCGTGATCGAGGGCGCCAAGGGTGGCTGGGACGCCGTGATCGCCTATGTCGACTACACGCTGACGCCGGGCCAGGAGATCGAAGGGCTGCACGCGGCCGGAGGCACGGTCAATCTCACGCTCACCGGCAACGAGTTCAACAACTATCTCTATGGAAACGAGACCGCGAACGAGCTGCATGGCGGGGCCGGAAAGGATGTCCTGTCGGGCGGCGCGGGCGACGACCGCCTGTTCGGCGAGGATGGCTCCGACAAGCTGACCGGAGGCGCCGGCCGCGACACGTTCGTCTTCTCCACGGCGCTGAAGCCCGGCGAGTTCGACACGATCACCGACTTCAACCCGGCGGACGATACGATCGCGCTCGCGATCTCGGTCTTCGACAAGGCCGGGCCGGCCGGCACTCTCGCCCCCTCCGCCTTCTACGCCGCCCCCGGCGGCGTCGCCCATGCGGCCGCGGACCGGATTGTCTACGACACGAAATCGGGCGATCTGTTCTACGACGCGGACGGTTCCGGTTCGGGCGCCGCCGTGCGCTTTGCCCATCTGGAGCCGGGCCTCGCCCTGACCAGCTCCGATTTCACACTCTTCGGCTGA
- a CDS encoding c-type cytochrome, which produces MAIRGGQVAGPSGRRPPRGAALLLCALLLVGCGDGEREARRAKLGPDPTLEARMAIADPSAGASLFGPCAACHTIGRGGVDLAGPNLYAVMGAPIGRRHDRYGYTAALRAVGGVWSDEAMDAWLADPARFAPGTKMTFPGMPDALARADLIAYLHSQNR; this is translated from the coding sequence ATGGCGATACGGGGCGGGCAGGTCGCCGGGCCTTCGGGCCGCCGGCCACCGCGCGGCGCGGCCCTCCTGCTCTGCGCCCTGCTGCTTGTCGGCTGCGGCGACGGCGAGCGCGAGGCGCGCCGGGCCAAACTCGGCCCCGACCCGACGTTGGAAGCGCGGATGGCGATCGCCGACCCTTCCGCCGGCGCGTCGCTGTTCGGCCCTTGCGCGGCCTGCCACACGATCGGCCGAGGCGGCGTGGACCTCGCCGGCCCCAATCTTTACGCCGTCATGGGCGCGCCGATCGGGCGCCGGCATGATCGATACGGCTACACGGCGGCGCTGCGCGCGGTCGGCGGCGTCTGGAGCGACGAGGCCATGGACGCCTGGCTCGCCGACCCCGCCCGCTTCGCGCCCGGCACCAAGATGACCTTCCCCGGCATGCCGGACGCTTTGGCGCGCGCCGATCTCATCGCCTATCTTCATAGCCAGAACCGCTAA